From the Caldibacillus debilis DSM 16016 genome, the window ACGTCTTAATTTCGGGAGGGACCATGGAATGAGATTTTACACGATCAAATTGCCGAGATTTCTCAGCAGCATCATCCGGGTGATATTAGGTGCTTTTAAAAAGGAATGAGTCCGGGTTCGCATCCTTCTCCTTCGCCGGCAAAGGCTTATGAA encodes:
- the spoVM gene encoding stage V sporulation protein SpoVM, which gives rise to MRFYTIKLPRFLSSIIRVILGAFKKE